The Malus domestica chromosome 06, GDT2T_hap1 genome has a segment encoding these proteins:
- the LOC114825392 gene encoding uncharacterized protein has product MSLLQNTHQIRPLIPYPVQKFPNSFHPRSPNLHFSPKTSPKPIHFHPSTPKSQSAHHPAPETKTQDDGIPAEDVKILAKFKSMHNYIRVLEVSKRADHPFAGSRLLLLDNPGNIHSISFIFKSLTNTYFDVFATLPPIIPPGPIGILGFGAGSAARSILDLYPEAVVHGWELDPSVIAVGREYFGLSKLERQYTDRLVIHVGDAFKASTRDGFSGILVDLFSKGSLVPELQDSNTWKMLTKCLRKGGRIMVNVGGSCVESEDSLRDGKIVMEETLKAMHQVFGDKLFVLSLGNRQEDSSLALTGDMPPDLGAWKKMLHRSLEGYVDMWTPFSG; this is encoded by the coding sequence ATGTCACTCCTGCAAAACACCCACCAAATTCGACCGTTAATTCCCTATCCAGTTCAAAAATTCCCCAACTCTTTCCACCCCAGATCTCCAAACCTCCATTTCTCTCCCAAAACATCTCCAAAACCAATCCACTTCCACCCATCGACGCCCAAATCCCAATCCGCCCACCACCCCGCCCCGGAAACCAAAACCCAAGACGACGGCATCCCCGCCGAGGATGTCAAAATCCTAGCCAAATTCAAGTCCATGCACAACTACATTCGGGTCCTCGAGGTCTCGAAAAGGGCCGACCACCCTTTTGCCGGCTCAAGACTCCTCCTTCTCGACAACCCCGGAAACATCCACAGCATCTCTTTCATTTTCAAGTCCCTCACCAACACCTACTTCGATGTCTTCGCCACCTTGCCGCCGATTATTCCTCCCGGACCCATCGGCATTCTTGGGTTCGGGGCGGGGTCTGCGGCAAGGTCGATTCTTGATTTGTACCCAGAAGCTGTGGTTCATGGATGGGAGCTTGACCCATCTGTGATTGCTGTGGGCAGAGAGTACTTTGGACTCTCAAAGCTTGAGAGGCAATACACGGATAGGCTTGTAATTCATGTTGGAGATGCTTTCAAGGCCAGCACGAGAGACGGGTTTTCGGGGATTTTGGTGGATTTGTTTAGTAAAGGCAGTTTGGTTCCTGAGTTGCAGGATTCGAATACTTGGAAGATGCTCACAAAGTGTTTGAGAAAAGGCGGCAGAATAATGGTCAATGTAGGAGGTAGCTGTGTGGAGTCTGAGGACTCACTGAGAGATGGGAAAATTGTTATGGAAGAAACTTTGAAGGCTATGCATCAGGTTTTTGGCGACAAGCTTTTTGTGTTGAGCCTTGGGAATCGACAGGAAGATAGCTCCCTTGCTCTTACGGGTGATATGCCGCCTGATCTTGGAGCTTGGAAGAAGATGCTGCACCGTTCCTTGGAGGGTTATGTCGATATGTGGACACCATTTAGCGGCTAA